In Chanodichthys erythropterus isolate Z2021 chromosome 11, ASM2448905v1, whole genome shotgun sequence, a single window of DNA contains:
- the rce1a gene encoding CAAX prenyl protease 2, which produces MKDDDDLTADFHSDQLHANVASVPDGLCWVSILSCLLLACSYVGSLYVWKSDLPRDHPAVIKRRFTSVLIVSALSPVFVWAWKDFTGIQPGPSLLALMGIRLEGLIPAIVLPLLLTMVLFLGPLIQLAMDCPWGFMDGMKVVVDPCFWTLCLSDMRWLRNQVVAPLTEELVFRACMLPMLVPCAGPSAAIFTCPLFFGVAHFHHVIELLRFRQGTVSGIFLSAVFQFSYTAVFGAYTAFIFIRTGHLVGPVLCHSFCNYMGFPALSTALDHPYRLTILSFYVLGVVLFLLLIFPMTDPLFYGLPTPVCTLTSTPGSICS; this is translated from the exons ATGAAAGACGACGATGATTTGACGGCAGATTTTCATTCAGATCAACTCCATGCTAATGTGGCGTCTGTTCCTGATGGACTTTGCTGGGTGTCAATTCTCTCCTGTCTACTGCTTGCGTGCTCCTATGTTGGAAGTTTATACGTTTGGAAAAGCGATTTACCAAG GGATCATCCTGCAGTGATAAAGAGGCGCTTCACTAGTGTGCTGATTGTGTCCGCTTTGTCTCCAGTGTTTGTGTGGGCATGGAAAGATTTCACAGGCATCCAG CCTGGTCCCTCATTGCTGGCCCTTATGGGGATCCGGTTGGAGGGGCTCATTCCTGCTATCGTTCTACCGCTCCTACTGACCATG GTGCTGTTTCTGGGCCCTCTGATCCAGCTAGCCATGGATTGCCCCTGGGGGTTCATGGATGGGATGAAAGTTGTAGTCG ACCCTTGCTTCTGGACACTGTGTCTGAGTGATATGCGCTGGCTGAGGAACCAGGTTGTGGCGCCATTGACAGAGGAGCTGGTTTTTCGGGCATGCATGCTTCCCATGCTGGTACCCTGTGCCGGACCCTCCGCCGCAATCTTCACATGCCCGCTCTTCTTTGGTGTTG CTCATTTTCACCACGTAATTGAGCTCCTGCGGTTCAGACAAGGCACTGTCTCAGGGATTTTCCTCTCTGCAG TGTTCCAGTTCTCCTACACTGCAGTATTTGGAGCTTATACAGCCTTTATATTCATCAGGACAG GTCATTTGGTGGGTCCTGTGCTGTGCCATTCCTTCTGCAACTACATGGGTTTTCCGGCTCTGAGCACGGCCCTCGACCACCCGTACCGCCTCACGATTCTCTCTTTCTACGTGCTGGGGGTCgttctcttcctcctcctcatctTCCCCATGACTGACCCACTCTTCTATGGTTTGCCCACACCTGTCTGCACCTTGACGTCCACACCTGGATCCATCTGCTCCTGA